In one Corallococcus sp. EGB genomic region, the following are encoded:
- the yajC gene encoding preprotein translocase subunit YajC codes for MADSFLILAQAGANSPLGVFGFLAMLVAIMYFVMIRPQQKQIKEHRNLLAGLKKGDDVMTSGGILGRIHQVDDSTVTLEVASGVRVRVLKSAVTAKGTIPVAGAPAATPAEKKEEK; via the coding sequence GTGGCTGACAGTTTCCTGATTCTCGCGCAGGCCGGGGCGAACTCCCCCCTGGGGGTCTTCGGCTTCCTCGCCATGTTGGTGGCCATCATGTACTTCGTGATGATCCGCCCCCAGCAAAAGCAGATCAAAGAGCACCGCAACCTGCTCGCGGGACTGAAGAAGGGCGATGACGTCATGACGTCCGGCGGCATCCTCGGGCGCATCCACCAGGTGGACGACTCCACCGTGACGCTGGAAGTCGCAAGCGGGGTGCGCGTGCGCGTGCTCAAGTCGGCTGTCACTGCGAAGGGGACCATTCCGGTGGCGGGAGCCCCGGCGGCGACCCCCGCTGAGAAGAAGGAGGAGAAGTAA
- the secD gene encoding protein translocase subunit SecD, whose amino-acid sequence MDRGWWWKFGMIVAVTLGTIWFLVPTYYSLVVLDRSERNNIAVLEQRLPKWAPPAKYRLNLGLDLQGGIHMVMRVDTKTALQKRTERRGQQIATYINDKKLGEVTAETDPERLQLVLTAKDPATMDAIQKEVLATFTDFTLESRNGGTLVLKPDESQVNRFRDEAVDQAMLVIRRRIDKWGVAEVDVRKLGTDSIQISLPGRSNPEQAKELVGTTAQLEFRMVDDTNPQVFAQMFQQHPPPADSKITLVEDEGFPQLSSPNREALLAYTKDKTPPGRDVVTECVANPVKKNDCIAYRSYLLDKNVPLTGESLAGADASVSQMNEPEVNIAFDPAGAREFEKLTEAAVGRRMAIVLDDNVHTAPRINEKIGGGRARITMGRASGRSFEEWLGEAQTLALVLKAGALPAPVTVGEIRQVGATLGDELIKKGSLAALVGLALVVVFMAVYYRKSGLIADVALLLNGLLILAGLAFFNATLTLPGIAGFVLTLGIAVDANVLINERIREELSHGKSARAAVDQGYDRAFWTIFDAHVTTLIAGFILFFTGTGPIRGFATTLIVGLLASLFTSIVVTRVITTYFVHGRNAQSVSV is encoded by the coding sequence ATGGACCGCGGCTGGTGGTGGAAGTTCGGAATGATCGTCGCGGTGACGCTGGGAACGATCTGGTTCCTCGTCCCGACGTACTACTCGCTGGTGGTCCTGGATCGCAGCGAGCGCAACAACATCGCCGTGCTGGAGCAGCGGCTGCCCAAGTGGGCGCCCCCCGCGAAGTACCGCCTCAACCTGGGGCTGGACCTGCAGGGCGGCATCCACATGGTGATGCGGGTGGACACCAAGACGGCCCTGCAGAAGCGCACCGAGCGCCGCGGCCAGCAGATTGCCACCTACATCAATGACAAGAAGCTGGGTGAGGTGACCGCGGAGACGGATCCGGAGCGGCTGCAGCTGGTGCTGACCGCGAAGGACCCGGCGACCATGGACGCCATCCAGAAGGAGGTGCTCGCCACCTTCACCGACTTCACCCTGGAGTCCCGCAACGGCGGCACGCTGGTGCTCAAGCCGGACGAGAGCCAGGTGAACCGCTTCCGCGACGAGGCCGTGGACCAGGCCATGCTTGTCATCCGCCGCCGCATCGACAAGTGGGGCGTGGCGGAAGTGGACGTGCGCAAGCTGGGCACGGACTCCATCCAGATTTCGCTCCCCGGCCGCAGCAACCCGGAGCAGGCCAAGGAGCTGGTGGGCACCACCGCGCAGCTGGAGTTCCGCATGGTGGACGACACCAACCCGCAGGTGTTCGCGCAGATGTTCCAGCAGCACCCGCCCCCGGCGGACAGCAAGATCACCCTGGTGGAGGACGAGGGCTTCCCGCAGCTGTCCTCGCCCAACCGCGAGGCCCTGCTGGCGTACACGAAGGACAAGACGCCCCCGGGCCGCGACGTCGTCACCGAGTGCGTGGCGAACCCGGTGAAGAAGAACGACTGCATCGCGTACCGCAGCTACCTGCTGGACAAGAACGTCCCGCTCACGGGTGAGAGCCTGGCGGGCGCGGACGCGTCCGTGAGCCAGATGAACGAGCCGGAGGTGAACATCGCCTTCGACCCGGCCGGTGCGCGCGAGTTCGAGAAGCTCACCGAGGCCGCCGTGGGCCGCCGCATGGCCATCGTGCTGGACGACAACGTGCACACCGCGCCGCGCATCAACGAGAAGATCGGCGGCGGGCGCGCGCGCATCACCATGGGCCGCGCCAGCGGGCGCAGCTTCGAGGAGTGGCTGGGCGAGGCGCAGACGCTGGCGCTGGTGCTGAAGGCGGGCGCGCTGCCCGCGCCGGTGACGGTGGGCGAAATCCGCCAGGTGGGCGCGACGCTGGGCGACGAGCTCATCAAGAAGGGCAGCCTGGCCGCGCTGGTGGGCCTGGCGCTCGTCGTCGTCTTCATGGCGGTGTACTACCGCAAGTCCGGCCTCATCGCGGACGTGGCGCTGCTGCTCAACGGTCTGCTCATCCTGGCCGGCCTGGCGTTCTTCAACGCCACGCTGACCCTGCCGGGCATCGCGGGCTTCGTGCTCACGCTGGGCATCGCGGTGGACGCGAACGTGCTCATCAACGAGCGCATCCGCGAGGAGCTGTCGCACGGCAAGTCCGCGCGCGCGGCGGTGGACCAGGGCTACGACCGCGCCTTCTGGACCATCTTCGACGCGCACGTGACGACGCTCATCGCGGGCTTCATCCTGTTCTTCACGGGAACGGGCCCCATCCGCGGCTTCGCCACCACGCTCATCGTGGGTCTGCTCGCGTCGCTGTTCACGTCCATCGTGGTGACGCGCGTCATCACGACCTACTTCGTCCACGGCCGCAACGCGCAGTCGGTGTCCGTCTAA
- the secF gene encoding protein translocase subunit SecF, whose translation MQILKHKTHIDFIGKRKPALFISTLVNLAIIVGIAAVGFNFGVDFAGGTVVELKYNTPTTAEQVREKAQAGGLHDVSVQGVGAAEENSFLLRMGGVTQLTEENAEHAKAAIQGLGETRNVYADMANGIVNFRSSQPMNAQAVKKAVEAAGIGVQEVRDLGANQGGTGYDYQVVASGMADKVFSALSAGLDKPNFEQRRVDYVGPQVGKQLRNRGIMALLYSMVAILIYVAFRFDFKFGPGALLSMVHDVIMVAGYYLVSRREFNLTSIAALLTIVGYSVNDTIVIYDRIREDMAKYKGKPLPEIINIAVNDTLGRTILTSGVTALSLIGLLIFGVGEIFDFAMAMLVGILVGTYSSVYIASPLVIWLDERAHAREGHHGAKQEPKAA comes from the coding sequence ATGCAGATTCTCAAGCACAAGACGCACATCGACTTCATTGGGAAGCGCAAGCCGGCGCTCTTCATCTCCACGCTGGTCAACCTGGCCATCATCGTCGGCATCGCCGCGGTGGGCTTCAACTTCGGCGTGGACTTCGCCGGCGGCACGGTGGTGGAGCTGAAGTACAACACGCCCACCACCGCGGAGCAGGTCCGTGAGAAGGCCCAGGCCGGCGGTCTGCACGACGTCAGCGTCCAGGGCGTGGGCGCGGCCGAGGAGAACTCATTCCTCCTGCGCATGGGCGGCGTCACGCAGCTCACGGAAGAGAACGCCGAGCACGCGAAGGCGGCCATCCAGGGCCTGGGCGAGACGCGCAACGTCTACGCCGACATGGCCAACGGCATCGTGAACTTCCGCTCCTCCCAGCCCATGAACGCGCAGGCGGTGAAGAAGGCCGTCGAGGCGGCGGGCATTGGCGTGCAGGAGGTGCGTGACCTGGGCGCGAACCAGGGCGGCACCGGCTACGACTACCAGGTCGTCGCGAGCGGCATGGCGGACAAGGTGTTCTCCGCGCTGAGCGCCGGCCTGGACAAGCCCAACTTCGAGCAGCGCCGCGTGGACTACGTGGGGCCGCAGGTGGGCAAGCAGCTGCGCAACCGCGGCATCATGGCGCTGCTGTACTCGATGGTCGCCATCCTCATCTACGTGGCGTTCCGCTTCGACTTCAAGTTCGGCCCGGGCGCGCTGCTCTCCATGGTCCACGACGTCATCATGGTGGCGGGCTACTACCTGGTGAGCCGGCGCGAGTTCAACCTCACGTCCATCGCGGCGCTGCTCACCATCGTGGGCTACTCGGTGAACGACACCATCGTCATCTACGACCGCATCCGCGAGGACATGGCGAAGTACAAGGGCAAGCCGCTGCCGGAGATCATCAACATCGCCGTCAACGACACGCTGGGCCGCACCATCCTCACCTCCGGCGTGACGGCGCTGTCGCTCATCGGTCTGCTCATCTTCGGCGTGGGCGAGATCTTCGACTTCGCCATGGCGATGCTGGTGGGCATCCTGGTGGGCACGTACTCGTCCGTGTACATCGCCAGCCCGCTGGTCATCTGGCTGGACGAGCGCGCGCACGCCCGCGAGGGGCACCACGGCGCCAAGCAGGAGCCGAAGGCGGCCTGA
- a CDS encoding outer membrane beta-barrel protein, with protein MFRTFLQGGALTAVVLCAQPALAQKKQGDVNVFLRGGIGDYTGDLGDLANTGPLWGLTLNLQPTTFLGFEVGYEGSRNKVSDGRLFDGPSLVRNGGSALVKVSPPFLTAVRPFAGVGLGLSYVDVRGASAGLYDSDLMEEVPLAVGLEFNTGGLTAGVRGTYRVLIDQDFANVTSTDDHGGGLMDASLTLGARF; from the coding sequence ATGTTTCGCACGTTTCTCCAGGGCGGCGCCCTGACGGCCGTCGTGTTGTGCGCGCAGCCCGCGCTCGCGCAGAAGAAGCAGGGGGACGTGAACGTCTTCCTGCGCGGAGGCATCGGCGACTACACGGGCGACCTGGGGGACCTGGCCAACACCGGCCCGCTGTGGGGCCTGACGCTCAACCTCCAGCCCACCACCTTCCTCGGCTTCGAGGTCGGCTACGAGGGCTCGCGGAACAAGGTGAGCGACGGCCGCCTCTTCGACGGGCCCTCGCTGGTGCGCAACGGCGGCAGCGCGCTGGTGAAGGTGTCGCCGCCCTTCCTCACCGCGGTGCGCCCCTTCGCGGGCGTGGGCCTGGGCCTGTCCTACGTGGACGTGCGCGGCGCGAGCGCGGGGCTCTACGACAGCGACCTGATGGAGGAGGTGCCGCTCGCGGTGGGCCTGGAGTTCAACACCGGCGGCCTCACCGCGGGCGTGCGCGGCACATACCGCGTCCTCATCGACCAGGACTTCGCGAACGTCACCTCCACGGACGACCACGGCGGAGGACTGATGGACGCGTCACTCACGCTGGGGGCGCGCTTCTGA
- the recJ gene encoding single-stranded-DNA-specific exonuclease RecJ, giving the protein MRWLLPDVVEQEVGSLAGELSLHPLAARVLLHRGYRTPEAASAFLSDRLADLPDPFRMKGMHAAVERVLRAVRLKEKVTLYGDYDVDGVSSTSLMYLFLKELGATPATYIPHRLDEGYGLNLGAVERIAQDGTRLLVTLDCGITSVAEIARAKEMGLDVVVVDHHTVPPTLPPATAVLNPHQPGCEYPTKVLCAAGVAFNLCMGLRKRLRDDGFFATRKEPNLKALMDLVALATVADVVPLTGANRILVAHGLQELSQGRRPGIRALKEVAGMEPDAAVTAGQVGFRLGPRINAAGRLHDASLGLQLLCADSVETARSLAQVLDRANAERQGIESSILTQALAQAEEHKDARGLVLFDEGWHAGVIGIVASRVVERFHRPTVMVGVKDGVGKGSARSIEAFHLYDALTGCSDLLMRYGGHKHAAGLTIDAKQLPAFREAFARIAQQRLTPEDMIPRCRVDAVVNPHELDATAVESLQKLGPFGQGNPEPVLVLRGQQARPRVLPAKSGAPGAGHLKLALVDAPELDAIGFGMADRVSLVEGPVDLAFQAGFDTFRGQRKLSLRLKDVRQAA; this is encoded by the coding sequence ATGCGGTGGTTGCTTCCAGATGTCGTCGAGCAGGAGGTCGGGTCGCTCGCGGGTGAGCTGTCGCTTCACCCGTTGGCGGCGAGGGTGTTGCTCCACCGTGGCTACCGCACGCCGGAGGCGGCGTCGGCCTTCCTGTCGGACCGGCTGGCGGACCTGCCGGACCCGTTCCGGATGAAGGGCATGCACGCGGCGGTGGAGCGGGTGCTGCGCGCCGTGCGGCTCAAGGAGAAGGTGACGCTCTACGGGGACTACGACGTGGACGGCGTGTCCTCCACGTCGCTCATGTACCTGTTCCTCAAGGAGCTGGGCGCGACGCCCGCCACGTACATCCCGCACCGGCTGGACGAGGGCTACGGCCTCAACCTGGGCGCGGTGGAGCGCATCGCGCAGGACGGCACGCGCCTGCTGGTGACGCTGGACTGCGGCATCACCTCCGTGGCGGAGATTGCCCGCGCGAAGGAGATGGGCCTGGACGTCGTGGTGGTGGACCACCACACGGTGCCGCCCACGCTGCCGCCCGCCACCGCGGTGCTCAACCCGCACCAGCCCGGCTGCGAATACCCCACCAAGGTGCTGTGCGCCGCGGGCGTGGCCTTCAACCTGTGCATGGGCCTGCGCAAGCGGCTGCGCGACGACGGCTTCTTCGCCACGCGCAAGGAGCCCAACCTCAAGGCGCTGATGGACCTGGTGGCGCTGGCCACCGTGGCGGACGTGGTGCCGCTCACCGGCGCCAACCGCATCCTGGTGGCGCACGGCCTCCAGGAGCTGTCCCAGGGCCGCCGCCCCGGCATCCGCGCGCTGAAGGAGGTGGCCGGCATGGAGCCGGACGCCGCCGTCACCGCCGGTCAGGTGGGCTTCCGCCTGGGGCCCCGCATCAACGCCGCGGGCCGCCTGCATGACGCGTCGCTGGGCCTGCAGCTCTTGTGCGCGGACTCCGTGGAGACGGCGCGCTCGCTGGCGCAGGTGTTGGACCGCGCGAACGCGGAGCGGCAGGGCATCGAGAGCAGCATCCTCACGCAGGCGCTGGCGCAGGCGGAGGAGCACAAGGACGCGCGCGGGCTGGTGCTCTTCGACGAGGGCTGGCACGCGGGCGTCATCGGCATCGTGGCGTCTCGCGTGGTGGAGCGCTTCCACCGGCCCACGGTGATGGTGGGCGTGAAGGACGGGGTGGGGAAGGGCTCGGCGCGCAGCATCGAGGCGTTCCACCTGTACGACGCGCTCACCGGCTGCTCGGACCTGCTCATGCGCTACGGCGGCCACAAGCACGCCGCGGGACTCACCATCGACGCGAAGCAGCTGCCCGCCTTCCGCGAGGCCTTCGCGCGGATCGCCCAGCAGCGCCTGACGCCGGAGGACATGATTCCGCGCTGCCGCGTGGACGCGGTGGTGAACCCGCACGAGCTGGACGCGACGGCGGTGGAGTCACTCCAGAAGCTGGGGCCCTTTGGCCAGGGCAACCCGGAGCCGGTGCTGGTGCTGCGCGGCCAGCAGGCCCGGCCGCGCGTGCTGCCCGCGAAGTCCGGGGCTCCGGGCGCGGGGCACCTCAAGCTCGCGCTCGTGGACGCGCCGGAGCTGGATGCCATTGGCTTCGGCATGGCGGACCGCGTGTCGCTGGTGGAGGGGCCGGTGGACCTGGCGTTCCAGGCCGGCTTCGACACCTTCCGCGGCCAGCGCAAGCTGTCCCTGCGCCTCAAGGACGTGCGCCAGGCCGCCTGA
- a CDS encoding YHS domain-containing protein, whose product MKGGHEHGQGNTRHWDPVCGRHLEAPEGHPSSEYKKRRYFFCSEGCRTAFERQAERFRLNELARAGALMSPGRVRWGLA is encoded by the coding sequence ATGAAGGGCGGACACGAACACGGGCAGGGCAACACCCGACACTGGGATCCGGTGTGCGGCAGGCACCTGGAGGCCCCGGAGGGCCATCCCTCGTCGGAGTACAAGAAGCGCCGGTACTTCTTCTGCTCGGAGGGCTGCCGCACCGCCTTCGAGCGTCAGGCGGAGCGCTTCCGCCTCAACGAGCTGGCGCGGGCCGGGGCGCTGATGTCGCCGGGCCGGGTGCGCTGGGGGCTCGCGTAG
- the aspS gene encoding aspartate--tRNA ligase, whose translation MAVPFISEVKRTHNCGQLTAANVGEEVVLFGWVHNRRDHGGAVFIDLRDREGLTQVVFEPDSKEAHELAGHLRLEYCIGIKGRVLSRGKNVNPKMKTGEIEVKASDLTIFNRSEPTPFLIEDNVDTSEEKRLAHRYLDLRRAPLQRTLMTRSKMNTLARSYLAGNGFLELETPFMGKYTPGGARNFLVPSRLNPGKFYALAESPQLYKQLFMVAGFDRYFQIVKCFRDEDLRLDRQPEFTQIDVEMSFVTQDDIFTIIEGLLKKLWGEVLGIDIPTPFMRMDFYESMAKYGNDKPDLRFGLEHVVLTDVIREHGAAGGVPMMWEAVQDKGIVKAMVVPAEKALSRAESDKLEDFAKQAGAKGLARAKVGEGGEWTQSPLSKTITPALRQAINQAVNAKTGDLILFQFGRESLVHTVMANLRVHVAKKLGLIPEYGSGGQWKFLWVVNPPLFEFDEETNTWAAAHHAFTRPHDEDVQYLGTDPGRVKCHRYDVVLNGFEIGGGSIRLHDPKVQGEVFKALGIHEEEARVKFGFLLDALKFGAPPHGGIALGMDRLVMLLTGAESLRDVIPFPKTKTGTDTMTGAPGDVDEKQLRDLHVRTVPLPQK comes from the coding sequence ATGGCGGTCCCGTTCATTTCCGAGGTCAAGCGTACCCACAACTGCGGTCAGCTCACGGCCGCGAACGTTGGCGAAGAGGTGGTCCTCTTCGGCTGGGTGCACAACCGGCGCGACCATGGCGGCGCGGTGTTCATCGACCTGCGGGACCGCGAGGGACTCACCCAGGTGGTGTTCGAGCCGGACAGCAAGGAGGCCCATGAGCTGGCCGGGCACCTGCGCCTGGAGTACTGCATCGGCATCAAGGGCAGGGTGTTGTCGCGCGGCAAGAACGTGAACCCGAAGATGAAGACGGGGGAGATCGAGGTGAAGGCCTCGGACCTGACCATCTTCAACCGCTCGGAGCCCACGCCGTTCCTCATCGAGGACAACGTGGACACGTCCGAGGAGAAGCGCCTGGCGCACCGCTACCTGGACCTGCGCCGCGCGCCGCTCCAGCGGACGCTGATGACGCGCTCCAAGATGAACACGCTGGCGCGCTCGTACCTGGCGGGCAACGGCTTCCTGGAGCTGGAGACGCCCTTCATGGGCAAGTACACGCCGGGCGGCGCGCGCAACTTCCTGGTCCCCAGCCGGCTGAACCCGGGCAAGTTCTACGCGCTGGCGGAGAGCCCGCAGCTCTACAAGCAGCTGTTCATGGTCGCGGGCTTCGACCGGTACTTCCAGATCGTGAAGTGCTTCCGCGACGAGGACCTGCGCCTGGACCGGCAGCCGGAGTTCACGCAGATCGACGTGGAGATGAGCTTCGTCACCCAGGACGACATCTTCACCATCATCGAGGGGCTGCTGAAGAAGCTGTGGGGCGAGGTGCTGGGCATCGACATCCCGACGCCCTTCATGCGCATGGACTTCTACGAGTCCATGGCGAAGTACGGCAACGACAAGCCGGACCTGCGCTTCGGGCTGGAGCACGTGGTGCTCACGGACGTCATCCGCGAGCACGGCGCCGCGGGCGGCGTGCCCATGATGTGGGAGGCGGTGCAGGACAAGGGCATCGTCAAGGCGATGGTCGTCCCGGCGGAGAAGGCGCTGTCGCGCGCGGAGAGCGACAAGCTGGAGGACTTCGCGAAGCAGGCGGGCGCCAAGGGCCTGGCGCGCGCGAAGGTAGGCGAGGGCGGTGAGTGGACCCAGTCCCCGCTGTCCAAGACGATCACTCCGGCCCTGCGGCAGGCCATCAACCAGGCCGTGAACGCGAAGACGGGCGACCTCATCCTGTTCCAGTTCGGGAGGGAGTCGCTGGTCCACACGGTGATGGCGAACCTGCGCGTGCACGTGGCGAAGAAGCTGGGGCTCATCCCCGAGTACGGCAGCGGCGGCCAGTGGAAGTTCCTCTGGGTGGTGAACCCGCCCCTCTTCGAGTTCGACGAGGAGACGAACACCTGGGCGGCGGCGCACCACGCCTTCACCCGGCCGCACGACGAGGACGTGCAGTACCTGGGCACGGACCCGGGCCGCGTGAAGTGCCACCGCTACGACGTGGTGCTCAACGGCTTCGAGATTGGCGGCGGCTCCATCCGCCTGCATGACCCGAAGGTGCAGGGTGAGGTCTTCAAGGCGCTGGGCATCCACGAGGAGGAGGCGCGCGTGAAGTTCGGCTTCCTCCTGGACGCGCTCAAGTTCGGCGCGCCCCCGCACGGCGGCATCGCGCTGGGCATGGACCGCCTGGTGATGCTGCTGACCGGCGCGGAGTCCCTGCGCGACGTGATTCCGTTCCCCAAGACGAAGACGGGCACGGACACGATGACGGGCGCCCCCGGCGACGTGGACGAGAAGCAGCTGCGCGACCTGCACGTGCGCACGGTGCCGCTGCCGCAGAAGTAG
- a CDS encoding carbohydrate porin: MRGRAFAAWVMAWALLCAGPAFADAPKKMVPGVTGGWGGMRGFLFELGVAIQVRYVTELAYNARGGKGHALRQAGQFDVQLGLDMDTLAGVKGGSFQFTFTHRNGNDLNADMALGSLQLVQEVYGRGNIGRLTQLWWDQLLWDERVHLKLGRVTVDEDTADFPCDFQNLSFCGAQPGNIVGNYWFNWPVSQWGTRLRVDLKKVAYVQLAAYEVNPRNLEEAFYLGHFNGATGVLLPLELGWNPKFHGDLLEGLYKVGVWYDTSNAPDVLLPDVERQGRYGIYFVARQQLTHVAGAENAAQGLNVFVRLTQTDVDTSALDGQYTLGLGYTGIFGRADDDVGFALGATHSNGRYVTAQRLKQAQAPDTVIPRTEYLGELYYSLQATPWLVLRPNFQYIRPGGDENARNIIVLGLKGALTL; the protein is encoded by the coding sequence ATGCGGGGAAGGGCTTTCGCGGCGTGGGTGATGGCGTGGGCCCTGCTGTGCGCGGGGCCGGCCTTCGCGGACGCGCCGAAGAAGATGGTCCCGGGCGTCACCGGCGGGTGGGGCGGGATGCGCGGGTTTCTCTTCGAGTTGGGCGTGGCGATCCAGGTCCGCTACGTGACGGAGCTCGCCTACAACGCGCGCGGTGGCAAGGGGCATGCGCTGCGGCAGGCGGGCCAGTTCGACGTGCAGCTGGGGCTGGACATGGACACGCTGGCGGGGGTGAAGGGCGGCAGCTTCCAGTTCACGTTCACGCACCGCAACGGCAACGACCTGAACGCGGACATGGCGCTGGGCAGCCTCCAGCTGGTGCAGGAGGTGTATGGGCGCGGCAACATCGGGCGGCTGACGCAGCTCTGGTGGGATCAGCTCCTCTGGGACGAGCGGGTGCACCTGAAGCTGGGCCGCGTCACGGTGGACGAGGACACGGCGGACTTCCCCTGCGACTTCCAGAACCTGTCCTTCTGCGGCGCGCAGCCCGGCAACATCGTGGGCAACTACTGGTTCAACTGGCCGGTGAGCCAGTGGGGCACGCGGCTGCGCGTGGACCTGAAGAAGGTGGCCTACGTGCAGCTGGCCGCGTACGAGGTGAACCCGCGCAACCTGGAGGAGGCCTTCTACCTGGGGCACTTCAACGGGGCGACGGGCGTGCTGCTGCCCCTGGAGCTGGGGTGGAATCCGAAGTTCCACGGCGACCTGCTGGAGGGGCTCTACAAGGTCGGCGTCTGGTACGACACGTCCAACGCGCCGGACGTGCTGCTGCCCGACGTGGAGCGGCAGGGGCGCTACGGCATCTACTTCGTCGCGCGTCAGCAGCTCACGCACGTGGCGGGCGCGGAGAACGCCGCGCAGGGGCTCAATGTGTTCGTGCGGCTGACCCAGACGGACGTGGACACCTCCGCGCTGGATGGTCAGTACACGCTGGGCCTGGGGTACACGGGCATCTTCGGCCGCGCGGATGACGACGTGGGCTTCGCGCTGGGCGCCACGCACTCCAACGGGCGCTACGTCACCGCTCAGCGGCTGAAGCAGGCGCAGGCCCCGGACACGGTCATCCCCCGCACGGAGTACCTGGGCGAGCTGTACTACAGCCTCCAGGCGACGCCGTGGCTCGTGCTGCGGCCCAACTTCCAGTACATCCGCCCCGGCGGTGACGAGAACGCACGCAACATCATCGTGCTGGGCCTCAAGGGCGCGTTGACCCTGTAG
- a CDS encoding cupin-like domain-containing protein has translation MALSPSWDAWLSENLLRGVPEEALTRALIEGGVAPEVARAEVTHARRHPAVEAAGLPRAEVVSLLDVRAALHAQSRRGVERRRGVSAEEFQARYYRAHRPVVLEDFLEGWPLLERWRPEALARDHGGVEVEVMAGREARADHDVSPDACRTVMRLSEFLRRLEQGGPTNDLYLTARNFALERPELRGLLEDLRPAPGFVYPSRQPGSIKLWVGPAGTRTALHHDVDSVLFCQVHGRKRFWLVPSFETPHVYNREFVWSAVDAAAPDLERFPDFAAVHVHEVVVGPGEMLFIPVGWWHQVHALEVSVSVTFQALDVPGGNARWHTFG, from the coding sequence ATGGCCCTGTCACCCTCGTGGGATGCGTGGCTGTCGGAGAACCTGCTGCGGGGCGTGCCGGAGGAGGCGCTGACCCGGGCGCTGATCGAAGGAGGGGTGGCTCCGGAGGTGGCGCGCGCGGAGGTGACGCACGCGCGGCGGCATCCGGCGGTGGAGGCCGCGGGCCTTCCTCGCGCGGAGGTGGTGTCGCTGCTGGATGTGCGCGCCGCGCTGCATGCGCAGTCTCGCAGGGGGGTGGAGCGGCGGCGGGGCGTGTCCGCGGAGGAGTTCCAGGCCCGCTACTACCGCGCGCACCGGCCCGTCGTGCTGGAGGACTTCCTGGAGGGCTGGCCGCTGCTGGAGCGCTGGCGGCCGGAGGCGCTGGCGCGGGACCACGGCGGCGTGGAGGTGGAGGTCATGGCGGGCCGTGAAGCCCGCGCGGACCATGACGTGTCCCCGGATGCGTGCCGCACGGTGATGCGGCTGTCGGAGTTCCTCCGCCGGCTGGAGCAGGGCGGCCCCACCAACGACCTGTACCTCACGGCGCGCAACTTCGCGCTGGAGCGGCCGGAGCTGCGGGGGCTGCTGGAGGACCTGCGGCCGGCCCCGGGCTTCGTGTATCCGTCCCGGCAGCCCGGGAGCATCAAGCTGTGGGTGGGGCCCGCGGGCACGCGCACGGCGCTGCACCATGACGTGGACTCGGTGCTGTTCTGCCAGGTCCACGGGCGAAAGCGCTTCTGGCTGGTTCCGTCCTTCGAGACGCCGCACGTCTACAACCGCGAATTCGTGTGGAGCGCGGTGGACGCGGCGGCGCCGGACCTGGAGCGCTTCCCGGACTTCGCCGCCGTGCACGTGCACGAGGTGGTGGTGGGCCCGGGCGAGATGCTCTTCATCCCCGTGGGCTGGTGGCACCAGGTGCACGCGCTGGAGGTGAGCGTGTCGGTGACGTTCCAGGCGCTCGACGTGCCGGGCGGCAACGCGCGGTGGCACACCTTCGGGTGA
- a CDS encoding cupin-like domain-containing protein gives MLETRSASRRQALPAVDVERRVRLSPAEFFTDYYRRNRPVVIEGLMEDWPARMRWTPAWMAERFGDETVEVMAGRDAQELPDLHADRLRREVPLRELLARFDGAPANDMYLVARNSLLLREAFRPLLEDLRAPEGYIQPDMHGPDRVHLWLGPAGTLSNLHHDHLNVLFCQVWGRKRVWLVPSWETPWMSNVRGFYSAVDVLAPDLERFPDFARVALRTVEVGPGDTLFIPVGWWHALRALEPSLSVTFVSFEQTPGANTCWREGWLGAMPLEEHR, from the coding sequence TTGCTCGAGACGCGGTCGGCGTCGCGACGACAGGCGTTGCCCGCGGTGGACGTGGAGCGGCGTGTCCGGCTGTCACCAGCGGAGTTTTTCACTGATTACTACCGGCGCAACCGGCCGGTTGTCATTGAAGGGCTGATGGAGGACTGGCCCGCGCGGATGCGGTGGACGCCCGCGTGGATGGCGGAGCGTTTCGGTGACGAGACGGTGGAGGTGATGGCGGGGCGCGATGCACAGGAGTTGCCGGATCTCCACGCGGACCGCCTGCGCCGGGAGGTGCCGCTGCGGGAGCTGCTGGCCCGGTTCGACGGTGCGCCGGCGAACGACATGTATCTGGTGGCTCGAAACAGCCTGCTCTTGCGCGAGGCGTTCCGGCCGCTGCTGGAGGACCTGCGCGCGCCGGAGGGATACATCCAGCCGGATATGCACGGGCCCGACCGGGTCCACCTGTGGCTGGGGCCGGCGGGGACGCTGTCCAACCTGCACCATGATCATCTCAACGTCCTGTTCTGCCAGGTGTGGGGACGCAAGCGGGTGTGGCTGGTGCCGTCGTGGGAGACGCCGTGGATGTCCAACGTGCGCGGCTTCTACAGCGCGGTGGACGTGCTGGCGCCGGACCTGGAGCGCTTCCCGGACTTCGCCCGGGTGGCGCTGCGCACGGTGGAGGTGGGGCCGGGGGACACGCTCTTCATCCCGGTGGGGTGGTGGCATGCGCTGCGGGCGTTGGAACCGAGCCTGTCGGTGACGTTCGTGAGCTTCGAACAGACGCCTGGGGCGAACACCTGCTGGCGCGAGGGCTGGCTGGGTGCCATGCCTCTGGAGGAGCACCGATGA